The genomic DNA ATCAACGTAGATCCTCGGCTGGGGGTGTCCACGTGGAGCAAGTCCGAGACGATACCTCTTGAGCGCGGCAAGCCGCGATTCGGAGCAGACAGACAGTAGTaccgggggaggggtgctGCAGGTGAAGATGTTGGATTTGGAAGAGGGGtaggaggacgaggtggtggcgAAGGAGTATTTCTCCCCTTCGCGAGACGAAAAAGATCTACCCCTGGCGAGacgagtggtggtggtggtggtggtggtggtgtctctTCTTGGACGGGATGAAAACTTGTGCAGCCAATCGCCtgtgaggttggagatgtgaTTGTTCTGcttggggagctggaggagcatgATGCGTGATTTGGGGAGCGCTTCGGCCCAGATTTGCTGTCTGAGttcggcggggaggaggcggaatTTGGGAAAGGTTGTTGGGGATCCTCTGGGtagggggcggaggagggaggaggagtggatTAGGAtaagggaagaggaggggtggtttgggttgaGGGTCCAGAGGCGGCGCTCTTCAGAGTGTTCTTGGCAGGCTTCTTGACATAACCGGGCGTAGGACCGGATTCGCTCGCTGAACCAGCCGCAGAGGATGGATACTTTGAGGAAGAGCCGGATCCAGTAACAGTcggagctgctgctggtgttgtcCAGCATGGAGGGGTCCCGCTgctcggggagggtggtggtggtggtgatgattgtggtgctggaggggtcAAAGGTGGGTGtccaggaggagagggtggcgaggCCGTAGAGGGGGTCCAGCATTTTGGCGGGTagtggtgtggttgtggttgttaCGAGCGGAAGATCACTAAGGGGGGTGATCGATACCGCGGAGGGGACCGTAGTCGATACCGGGCAGAGACTCAGCCTGtaggacgatgaggacaagAGTACAGATGAGCACGATGATGACAAAATTTGTGCTGTTTCTtggccgaggtggtggtctATCATATACCCGGAAAGTAATCAGTCCACACCATGATCGAATGTCTGTCAGTACCAGCTTGACAAGCACGGCTGCCCCTTTTGTAATTCCTGCGAAACCTCCGCTCGTGGGAGCAGGAAGTCCAAAGCTATTTCCTTGCGCTGTGATAGTCAGTGCCCATACAGGTGAACTCCATCAACCACGTGGATGGCCGCCGCTATCGTGTGCTAATGTACTCCAGAATCTGGAGAAGATGGTTTCTTTGCTCGTTCACAGTTTCAAAAGCTGGGTAGAGGCGCGCTAGAGGGATCAAACAGGCGCCGTTGAAGGACCATTGGGTCTGGGCCGAGTGATGCATAAGGTTTGATGGCACGAGCGGACGTCTTGAGGCAGGCTGGGAAAGCTAGAGAGAAAAATGGGTGTACTGTATGCGAGTACCTCGGCCGTGATATCTTGTCGGACATCGGGGAATTGCCTGATTCCGACATAGAAGAAGGGGCATCGCCGGAAATCTGGCAGATTGCTTGCGTAGGCAGTGCTCAAGTGTGGCCCAAGTGTATATCGCACGACCCTAATGTGAGTGCTGGTGAATCCAAGGGCCTGGTTGGACTAAGTATGcaaaccccaaacccagACCTAGCACATCTCGATCTCGAAGAGATACTTGTTCGATTTCCCTGAGCTGCTTGTTGCAAGGTCTGTCGAGGCATCCATAAAGACTTTTGGACCTCGAGTTGCACCAAAGCAGAGAGCTGGGCGAAGTGCTCATTTGAGTTATTGACTTTCTGATATCTGGCTTGAAAAGTTCAACATACCGATGATCAAGAATCTCTTCCACTCAGAGTCCTAGTTTGCCATCTGCGAAATCGAAGATTTTCTTAAGGGCAGCGCCACGACATTGCCTGTGTGTTATAATCCACCGAAGCACATCAGGAAAAGTTACACAAAGACCGAAAGCTGCATTGGCTTGGGAAGCTGCAGCTGTTCCTTGCATTCGCATGTATGCAAGGGCTTCTGATAAAACTTCATTGcattcctctctctctctcgtgtGACTGCTACTACAACTCATCCACCACGCGATGTTGATGCGGGAACATTTAGGGCGGCATAAATGAGGAAACGTTGTTTCTCGAATGCCGACAGCGAGTCCTCGGTGGTAATGTTGGGTATCATGGCTTGCTCGTGAGCTTTCGTCAAAGAGCCCAATCCTTTGGATAAGATcgaggtgtggtgtggtgataTGCTGTGGCATAATCTCAGACCTCACCACACGTCGGTTGGGTCAATCTCATGcttctccccatcagccCTGATGTGCTCTTTCTTGACATCTCTCTTCAATGGTTTTCGCATATCGTAGGCATCCTCGCTGTCCTGAGTGGGGTCGGTTGAATGGTCGCCATAGTATTCCTTGACCACCCTGAAAATACTGTAGCCCATGCTTTCATAGAATTTGATGGCCTTGTAGTTTGTCTTGCGCACAAACAAGTCGACGAACCAGGCGTTTCCGGCATCACCAGCGGCCTCGAGCTGCTCTGTGAGGAGCTTGCCAATACCAAGTCGGCGAGCCTCAGGGGCCACGGTGACGGCTGTGATGTGGGCGTGCCAAGGAAGATAATGCTCTGAGAATTTGTAGACGTCAGGAGACGACTCGAGCTTTCCCATTACTAAGCATTTTTTCAGTATCGAGTCAGATTCAAACTGTGTACGTGGTTCAACTCACTGTATCCGATAATGTTTCCATTCTCGTCTTCAGCAACCTGGAAGAGTGATGGCCATTTTGCGTAATACTGAAGATAGAAGGACAGTTCATATGTCTCTGTGAGAGGATCCAGGTTGCATTTTGATAGCTTGTTCAGGTCATCAGGCCTGAACCGGCGAAAGTTGGCCATGACTGTCGAGGTTTGTGAAATTTGAGCTTCGATAGATGGTGGGGAGCTTTGATGTTGGCGTCAAAGTTGACAATGGCTGGGCAGTTTACAATCCAAACGTTCAGTGACCTACTAACAGTATTCTGCGTGACTCAACTGGAACTCTGTTAGGCCAGCTGAACACCCAAAGGGGAAAATAACGACTTTTGATTGGCTGTTGGGGCTGTTCTGCAGCATCCCGCAACACCCGCACGCACTGTGGCACAAGCCCCTGGCGACGTCTTGTCAGGTACCTACCTCGCCTGAGTCAAAGGAGAGACTGATGAAACTTAAGCTTGGCTGCTGCTATCATCGACTTCATTTCAAGCGCTTTGGTTTCTGATATCGCAATTGTTACCGCTTCAGCATCCAGGGTATCCCTCCTGCACCCACAAAAAACTGCCCAAGCAAAAACCAATGCCGGAACCCGTTTCCTGCCAGAGATAGAAGTACCTTGGTTCTTAACACTCACACCGCTGATATCAGGCTCACCAAGATAGCGATTGCGTACCGGTCTCGGACCACCGACATCCTACAATCCCACGAACCCCCGGCACCCTTCCCCTCGTCAGCACTCGGCCGACGGCAGACAGAACCAAAATTTATGCGACCTTTCTGAGAAGCAGATTTGGACGTGAAGCAGCTACGAGGAGTTCATGCGAAGCTCCTCTCATCAGCTGTCCCTTGACTCCCTTGACAAAACGCCGAACACCTGACCTCCATAGGTATTAAGCACTACTTTTTGCCCAACGACGAGTCCACCGAACACCCTACTGGGCCCGCACGACCCCAACTATAGACCACGCATTTTGATATAGAATACTTGTGTCATCCTCCCGGATTTTCCTTCCAGCAGTCGGAAAGCGAACTTTGAGGAACTCTTCCTGTCACTGTTGAGCCAACCCATTTCAGACTTAATCGTATCGAAACCCTGGCTGCGGGGACAGGCAATCGATAGCAACGTCTGATAGCACAAGCCCAGACCGACATTACGATCAGCTTCACCCTGCTCGGTCATAACCGCAGCTCCAGACTCCCAAAGCGCGCAATCTCGCGCGCAGATAGTCTTCCAAAATGGCGTCGTACACACCGCGGCATTCCCGGCATCCATCTCTCGATCTCAGCCAAACCACTTCGTACTCTCCCTCCCGCGAGCGCCGCCAGtccaaagcctcctccttcgccgaCCGCCCCGGGACACCCCTCCGCAACGGTTTCGCCTCGTCTGATATGGATTTGGCAATGATGAacggtgatggcggtggcaaCGGCCTTGGCAACCTGGCCGACGAGTTGGCCGGGCTTGACGATGACTACGATGACTATGACGACTACGACGAGGATGTCCCGGAGGGAGAGTACGACGATGACAACGAGCTACAGAAAAGCCAGATAACCACCCGCGGAAACAGTCCACACAAAACACAGGGAACTAATTTCGAGGATACGGATGACACAGACCTGGACCAGAAAGGTGGCCAGCAGGTGCGGGATAGCGGTGTCGATGTAGAGCACAGCCCATCACGAGGAAGCAGTCTCCCACACAGGTTGAGGAATAACAGTCTGGGCGTACCCTCGCCCAGCGGGAAGCACGGGCACAGGAGAAAAGGCAGCGCATATGACGGCAGTGAATATGGCAGCGAGAGCGACCTCGACAATGGCGGGATGCCACCACGCTTAATAGAGAAAATGGATGAGGTGGAAAGTCTGGCGAGACGGGGGACAGAGAAGACGGGAGGGCCGTTGGATGGGACATTTCAGAGGGTTACTGAAGGGCTGCGGGATTTGGGCAGTCAAGCGGgtgtggagggtggtgccaCTAGGTATTTTCTTCCCAATCATCCTCCGACCTGGATATTTTCAAACGCTAACATCGCTCTTTTTCACCAGGTTAATAACCGCCCACTCGGCCGTGACAACTCACCTGAGCCATCAAAACAGACAAATGcacaacctctccttcccgCTCTTGTCGCCCCTGGTAGCACCACCAGATCCGGAGGCTATCGAAGAGCTGTTGCCGATGCTCATCAGTCTTTCGGAACTCATGCCTCGGCCTTCGACAACCGCTCTCCAGTCATTATCCTCGCTTCACAGCCTGACAACGGATCTGGTGAATACGCTCAACTATCTGAGCGACACGATTCACATGTCAAGGCAAACCACCAATATTGCCACAAGAAGGTTAAAGTCGGCGAAAGATCTCGTGGCGGAGATCA from Podospora pseudoanserina strain CBS 124.78 chromosome 2, whole genome shotgun sequence includes the following:
- a CDS encoding hypothetical protein (EggNog:ENOG503PG7N) — protein: MIDHHLGQETAQILSSSSYRLSLCPVSTTVPSAVSITPLSDLPLVTTTTTPLPAKMLDPLYGLATLSSWTPTFDPSSTTIITTTTTLPEQRDPSMLDNTSSSSDCYWIRLFLKVSILCGWFSERIRSYARLCQEACQEHSEERRLWTLNPNHPSSSLILIHSSSLLRPLPRGSPTTFPKFRLLPAELRQQIWAEALPKSRIMLLQLPKQNNHISNLTGDWLHKFSSRPRRDTTTTTTTTTRLARGRSFSSREGEKYSFATTSSSYPSSKSNIFTCSTPPPVLLSVCSESRLAALKRYRLGLAPRGHPQPRIYVDLSTDVIGLSNEVMSSTSGKNLIRLTPDMRLVRHVCLAGQNAGGFMSSRGALVLDSVESLLVVENGLFGSGMVPRVAGLDWEYWVRWQCRKGLARFGFGGERFGVRGG
- the naa20 gene encoding N-alpha-acetyltransferase 20 (BUSCO:EOG09264ABT; EggNog:ENOG503P2GK; COG:S) — protein: MANFRRFRPDDLNKLSKCNLDPLTETYELSFYLQYYAKWPSLFQVAEDENGNIIGYIMGKLESSPDVYKFSEHYLPWHAHITAVTVAPEARRLGIGKLLTEQLEAAGDAGNAWFVDLFVRKTNYKAIKFYESMGYSIFRVVKEYYGDHSTDPTQDSEDAYDMRKPLKRDVKKEHIRADGEKHEIDPTDVW
- a CDS encoding hypothetical protein (EggNog:ENOG503NVPD), yielding MASYTPRHSRHPSLDLSQTTSYSPSRERRQSKASSFADRPGTPLRNGFASSDMDLAMMNGDGGGNGLGNLADELAGLDDDYDDYDDYDEDVPEGEYDDDNELQKSQITTRGNSPHKTQGTNFEDTDDTDLDQKGGQQVRDSGVDVEHSPSRGSSLPHRLRNNSLGVPSPSGKHGHRRKGSAYDGSEYGSESDLDNGGMPPRLIEKMDEVESLARRGTEKTGGPLDGTFQRVTEGLRDLGSQAGVEGGATRLITAHSAVTTHLSHQNRQMHNLSFPLLSPLVAPPDPEAIEELLPMLISLSELMPRPSTTALQSLSSLHSLTTDLVNTLNYLSDTIHMSRQTTNIATRRLKSAKDLVAEIKHDEELREEGERWLAKGKWGERLERRECANVCGEVVGGFEKVCEGWRKRLVELARAEEMGQA